In Bacteroidales bacterium, the following proteins share a genomic window:
- a CDS encoding T9SS type A sorting domain-containing protein, with protein sequence MDFINKLHPVTYQMNTKQFDDFIIQNMSDSLKTIHQEGMDFAQSTAIVRSGFIAQEVDSVAHVCGFTSSIVHTPDNNADPYGLSYAEFVVPLVKAVQELSKEVNSLKSVIAGLTGVDSKNSNTTGYQENIIDIKLDIPQSASLGDAQPNPNNGNTQITYFIPENSVTSKVSFTDMLGNIIYEKTLQHGYGTLNIDTQGLPVGIYVYNLIINGKNIATKKMICN encoded by the coding sequence ATAAACTTCACCCTGTAACTTATCAAATGAATACAAAACAATTTGATGATTTTATAATACAAAATATGTCCGATAGTTTGAAAACCATACATCAGGAAGGAATGGATTTTGCTCAATCAACTGCAATTGTTCGTTCAGGTTTTATTGCACAGGAAGTAGATTCGGTAGCACATGTTTGTGGCTTTACTTCATCCATAGTTCATACACCTGACAATAACGCTGACCCTTATGGATTGTCGTATGCAGAGTTTGTTGTTCCACTTGTAAAAGCTGTTCAGGAATTAAGTAAAGAAGTAAATAGTTTAAAATCAGTAATAGCCGGGTTGACAGGTGTTGATAGTAAAAATAGCAATACCACGGGCTATCAAGAAAATATTATTGATATTAAGCTTGATATCCCACAGTCTGCATCGCTAGGGGATGCGCAACCTAATCCTAACAATGGAAATACGCAAATAACTTATTTTATTCCTGAAAATTCAGTTACAAGCAAGGTAAGTTTCACTGATATGCTTGGAAATATTATATATGAAAAAACTCTACAACACGGTTATGGTACGCTGAATATAGATACCCAAGGCTTACCTGTAGGGATCTATGTTTATAATTTGATCATCAATGGTAAAAACATAGCCACCAAAAAAATGATATGTAATTAA